The Borreliella valaisiana VS116 genome segment GAGGATTATTATAAAGCATATGAAAATATAATTGAAAATTTTTTAAGGATACTTTCAAAGTAGTTCCATATGGAACTAGTAGTTCCATATGGAACTACTTTGAAAGTATCCTATAGAGATGAAATAAAAAATGAAACTAAACAAAAAGATAGAAATTATTAAAAGAATTGAAATCAACGAAGATGAAACTAAAAAAACCAGAGAATCTAGATACTTAAAATTAAAAGAAAAACTGAAAATTTTAATAAAAGAAGAATTTTATAATAAAATTGAAACAGCTCGAATTTTAAAAGAAATTAACGATAATAAATATTACGTCATAGACAAATATAAAAGCTTTATCCATTTCATAAAAGATTACAATATGGCAAAAACTACCGTTTATAGATATATGAAATTAGCAATAGGAATCGACAGTGGTAAAATCAATTATGAACTGATTTTGAAAAAAGGAATAAATTATGCCACACAAATTTTAGAAAATAACAAAATTATAGATACCTCAAAAAGTATACCAAATAAATCCATTCAGCTAAAAATTGAAGACGAGAAAAGTTTTAATTTCTATAAATCAAATACCAAATTTGTTAGTTTTTTACTAAAAGAATTATATTATAACAATCAAAAATTAATTAAAAACATTAAAAATAAATATGAAAATTTAAAAAAATAAATCACATCAAATTTATAAAATAGCGATAAATCCAAAAAATATTTTAAAAACACTTTACAAAAAAATAAAATACTATATAATAATCTATATAGATTGAGATGCAATGTCTCGCTCTTGTTGTTTGATTAGAATAATAAGTTGGCTACCATAAGGTAGCCTTTGTCATCTTTACAAAATATTAAAATAGGATTTGTATCTTTTATATAAATGTTCTATTGCAAAATAAAACTTTATTCTAAATGAAAAATAAAAAAAACAATAAAGATTATAAAAATTAATTTTTATAATCTTTATTTTCAATTGATTCAACCATTACTAAAAAATCCAGAATTTTATGTTTCTTCAAAATTAAATCTTCTAGTCCAATTTTAATTTTAACTGTATCATTTTTATAGGAAGCATCTTCTTCTTTTATCATCTTTTCCAATAAAGACTTAGACAAGACAAATGAGGAATAATTAATCCAATTGCCAAAAAAATGGTTATCATCTCTTTTATAACTTATTTTTCCTTCAATTCTAGTTCCATCTGATAACAATAAAGGAGTCTGCTCTGTTATACTATGATTTCTAAACTGTGTATATAAAAATATCTTAGTTATTCCTGTTGTATAGTTAAAAATTCCTTTAAGTTCTGCGTTTTTGTTTAATTTTTGGTATATTCTAAATGTTTTTCCAAATTGATCGTGCTCAACGTTTAAAGAAGTGCAAGATATTAATAAAAAAAATACCAACAATTTTAAAAATTTCGATTGATCTCGATATAATCCCATATCCCTCTCCTTTGGTAAAAAAATTATAGATTAATGAACATAATAATATATTTTTTATTAGATCATTGCAAACAATTTTTAATAAATTAATTATTATTTTTCGTACATGAAATTTTCAAATTTCTATTTAATTTCAATTAATTTATTAGATTATTAGATAGTAAATTTTATTATACAGAATTCATTTTTCAAGTATTGATATCAAAAATAATTTGAGTATCTGTTGACTAAAAAACATTTTCTAAAAAATTTTTAGAAAATGTTAAATTAATATAAACAAGTTTTATTATAGTAGACAATTTAATTAAGAATAAAGCTTTGATAAAGATAGTATAATATTAAATTATCGTGAATAATTTAATATTATTTATTAATCTTTAAGCCCTTATTTTAAGGATTTTTGGTTAAGATTTTTGCTCAGCATTACAGTAAATTGCTGGAAATGTAGAAAAAAGATTTCGTGCGTTTTAATATCTTAAAAGGTACTTTAAAAGCAATAAAGTTCTTGCAAGAACTTTATTGCCACAAAGGAAGTGTTAAATATGAAATTTAATTTACAAATTACAATTTAATTCTAATTTTTTAAAATCCAATATTAATTTATTTTTTTATTAAAAAATAATAAATCTATATTATATATAATTTATAAATAGATGAATAATAAAAATTCAAAAATTATTTTTATATACATAGAATAACCGTTGGAGAGGAAACAATGAAAAATTATAATTTTTTTAATAAAAGGTCAAATACTTTGTTTATTTTAATAATTTTTAGTTTTCAGAAAAATGTTAATTTTTATGGATTATTGTACCATTTTTATAAAAAAAGGAATTATCAATGGAAAATACGAATTTTGGTTTAAAAAAAATTTAACATTAAGATAATTGGAATGTATCCTGATAAAGATTGAAAATCAAAATATGATAAATATCATTCTTTAATGAAGAATAAATTATAAGTTTTTATTTTGAGAATAATTTAAGTTTTTTAATAATGTTAATGTGAAATTACATTTCATATATAATAAAATATAAGCAAAATTTAAATTTATAAAAACTTGCAAAGGATGCTTAATATGAAAATATTGATAAAAAAGTTAAAAGCCGTGTTATTTTTTAACGCAATCTTATTTATTGCTTGCGTTAAAGAAAATGATGGGAACAAATTGGTGTTTAAGTTAAATATTGGAAGTGAACCTGCTACTTTAGATGCTCAATTGATAAACGATTCGATTGGATCAAAGATTGTAAGTCAAATGTTTCTTGGCATTTTAGATGGAGATCCTAAAACTGGAGGATATAGGCCAGGACTTGCTAAAAGTTGGGATATTTCTAATGAAGGGACAGTTTATACGTTTCATTTAAGAGATAATCTTGTTTGGAGTGATGGAGTTGCCATTACTGCTGAGGGTATAAGAAAATCTTATCTCAGAATTTTAGACAAAGAAACCGGTGCATCTCTTGTTAGTATGATTAAGTCTGTTATAAAAAATGCAGAAGAGTATTTTGATGGTAAAGTAAATGAATCTGATCTTGGAATTAAAGCTCTTGATGAGAAAACTTTAGAAATAACGTTAAAATCCCCAAAACCTTATTTTCTTGATATGTTAGTACATCAAACATTTATTCCTGTACCAGTACACATTATTGAAAAACACGGACAAAGTTGGACAAATCCTGAGAATATGGTTGTTAGTGGTCCTTTCAAATTAAAATCTAGAATTTTAAATGAAAAGGTTATTCTTGAAAAGAATAACAAATACTATAAATCCAAAGATGTTTTTCTTGACGGTATC includes the following:
- a CDS encoding chromosome replication/partitioning protein, which encodes MKLNKKIEIIKRIEINEDETKKTRESRYLKLKEKLKILIKEEFYNKIETARILKEINDNKYYVIDKYKSFIHFIKDYNMAKTTVYRYMKLAIGIDSGKINYELILKKGINYATQILENNKIIDTSKSIPNKSIQLKIEDEKSFNFYKSNTKFVSFLLKELYYNNQKLIKNIKNKYENLKK